From the genome of Verrucomicrobiia bacterium, one region includes:
- a CDS encoding two-component regulator propeller domain-containing protein, which produces MMFRLCILLSLFCVPSWAGGAPVPLLPQDLTVTMWDKKKGLPDDIVTSVLQAKDGYLWVGTASGLARFDGVRFVPFTTAVNVTSLCEDGSGRLWIGTQRDGLLVFAEGEVRRFQPGKRLLERTINSIAQDTQGGIWIATPNGLYRVHGEQIIRYSTADGLPNDFVTNVSGARSGTVWITTRGGICQFKDGRINAFPFQTDSPGRSPESLGVYEDRQGNLWAFGDTYLVNLNEGKHLNHFGSGNLTSSTRIWSLCEGSGGELWIGTSGKGLYCFADNQFVPVSLGSGGLDSDVRALCEDREGNLWLATHGSGLARLQRRNMRLLTAGSGLPDRPANSLAIADGRAWAGFERGGIFWGTAENLQIFANENSVPFQTMVSSLAVAEDSSLWVATPGAGLFRFAGAAATRFTTAHGLSDDRVFAVAADVAGAIWAGTASGTVHRFEIGAQPATYGIEEGLPAEPVTTILTTPAGELWVGYANGGVFSGTNGLFHPMTDPPAFDGKAIRSMHVDEEGRLWVGTSFGQLGCLANGRFKSWDINPGNPEHAIWGIVHDRVGDLWLSTANAVYRLNRHEISSALAGVSAVRPQLIYRSETISATGPNFGWPKAVRTGAGELWFALAGGIAVFDLRSAMLDRVKPPILIEEVAVNNTALPWETVNGATLTTNHARTVRLASDLQSLRIQFTALRFSEPEKIRFRHRLDGFDPGWVRSGGGSRYVEYGRLPYGRYTFRVQAGLQDDAWFADEAVFDFEIPVPLWRTAWAIGFYSLAGVVGVACSVRIVSNRRFRRRLAALAQQQAMERERMRIAQDMHDEIGSKLTKISFMSERAKGEADGNERVAEKLDSIARTSRDLLQSLDEIVWAVNPHNDTLEHLAAYLGQYATEYLQNTSVQCELRIARGLPDHPLSAEVRHNLFLAFEESLNNALKHGEASRIQIDMYVEGGRFTIRVADNGRGFEVEQAFASLAATPSAGASSRRGNGLRNMQARLDVVGGRFDMKSEPGKGTVVTFSVPLART; this is translated from the coding sequence ATGATGTTTCGCCTTTGCATCTTGCTTTCGCTGTTCTGCGTTCCCTCCTGGGCAGGGGGGGCGCCTGTCCCATTGTTGCCGCAGGATTTGACCGTAACGATGTGGGACAAGAAGAAGGGCCTGCCTGATGACATCGTAACTTCCGTACTCCAGGCCAAGGACGGCTACCTGTGGGTTGGGACAGCTTCAGGACTTGCACGTTTCGACGGCGTGCGGTTTGTTCCGTTCACGACGGCGGTGAATGTCACTTCGTTGTGCGAAGACGGTTCAGGACGCCTTTGGATCGGAACGCAACGGGACGGATTGCTGGTTTTTGCTGAAGGCGAGGTTCGGCGGTTTCAACCGGGCAAACGCCTGCTCGAACGGACGATCAACAGCATCGCTCAGGATACGCAGGGCGGAATCTGGATCGCCACGCCGAACGGGTTGTATAGGGTTCACGGGGAACAAATTATCCGCTACAGCACGGCCGATGGGCTGCCGAACGACTTCGTGACTAATGTCAGTGGCGCGCGTTCCGGAACGGTTTGGATCACGACGCGTGGCGGGATTTGCCAGTTCAAGGATGGACGCATCAATGCCTTTCCGTTTCAGACAGACAGCCCGGGCCGCAGCCCGGAGTCCCTTGGCGTTTATGAGGACAGACAGGGAAATCTCTGGGCGTTCGGCGACACTTACCTGGTCAATCTCAACGAAGGAAAGCATCTCAACCATTTCGGCAGCGGCAATCTAACCTCGTCCACCCGCATCTGGAGCTTGTGCGAGGGCAGCGGTGGCGAGCTCTGGATTGGGACCAGCGGAAAGGGCCTCTATTGTTTTGCCGATAATCAATTTGTGCCCGTGTCCCTGGGTTCGGGCGGCCTGGATAGCGATGTTCGGGCGCTGTGTGAGGATCGAGAGGGGAACCTGTGGCTGGCAACGCACGGCAGCGGCCTCGCCCGCCTCCAACGCCGGAACATGCGGCTCCTGACCGCTGGCAGCGGCCTTCCGGACAGGCCTGCGAACAGCCTGGCCATCGCGGACGGACGCGCGTGGGCGGGATTCGAACGAGGCGGAATTTTTTGGGGAACGGCCGAGAACCTCCAAATATTTGCCAATGAAAACAGCGTGCCGTTTCAGACCATGGTGTCGTCGCTCGCCGTGGCCGAGGATTCGAGTTTGTGGGTGGCAACGCCAGGCGCCGGCCTGTTCCGTTTTGCGGGGGCGGCAGCCACCCGATTCACCACCGCACATGGGCTTTCTGACGATCGCGTTTTTGCAGTCGCTGCTGATGTCGCGGGAGCCATCTGGGCCGGCACCGCGTCGGGAACAGTGCACCGTTTTGAAATTGGAGCTCAGCCGGCAACCTATGGAATCGAGGAAGGACTGCCGGCCGAACCGGTGACGACAATTCTTACAACGCCTGCAGGTGAGCTGTGGGTAGGATACGCGAATGGCGGGGTTTTCTCCGGGACGAATGGCTTGTTTCATCCCATGACGGATCCGCCCGCATTCGACGGAAAGGCAATTCGCTCCATGCATGTCGACGAAGAGGGGCGGCTTTGGGTGGGAACGTCCTTCGGCCAGCTCGGCTGCCTTGCAAACGGCCGGTTCAAGAGCTGGGATATCAATCCAGGAAATCCCGAGCATGCGATCTGGGGAATCGTGCACGATCGAGTGGGCGATCTTTGGCTGAGCACGGCGAATGCCGTCTACCGGTTGAATCGACACGAGATCAGTTCAGCGCTTGCGGGGGTTTCGGCAGTGCGACCGCAACTGATTTACCGTTCGGAAACCATCTCTGCCACTGGGCCGAATTTCGGCTGGCCGAAAGCGGTGCGAACAGGTGCGGGCGAACTTTGGTTCGCGCTGGCTGGCGGCATTGCTGTCTTTGATTTGCGTTCAGCGATGCTGGATCGCGTGAAGCCGCCCATCCTGATCGAGGAGGTTGCAGTCAATAACACGGCGTTGCCTTGGGAAACAGTGAATGGCGCCACGTTGACAACCAATCACGCGCGCACGGTCAGGCTCGCCTCTGATCTGCAGTCGCTCAGGATCCAATTCACCGCCCTCCGTTTCTCCGAACCTGAGAAAATCAGATTCAGGCATCGGCTGGATGGCTTTGATCCTGGATGGGTGCGCAGTGGTGGAGGTTCCCGATACGTTGAATACGGCCGTCTTCCGTATGGCCGCTATACGTTTCGGGTGCAGGCCGGATTGCAGGACGATGCGTGGTTTGCAGACGAAGCGGTTTTTGATTTCGAAATTCCTGTTCCATTGTGGCGAACAGCATGGGCAATCGGGTTCTACTCTCTTGCCGGTGTCGTGGGAGTGGCTTGCTCCGTTCGGATCGTTTCCAACCGCCGCTTTCGACGACGCCTCGCCGCGCTCGCGCAGCAACAAGCGATGGAGCGCGAACGCATGCGCATTGCGCAGGACATGCACGACGAAATTGGATCCAAGCTGACGAAGATTTCTTTCATGAGCGAACGCGCCAAGGGTGAAGCCGACGGCAACGAGCGCGTCGCCGAAAAGCTGGATTCCATTGCGCGGACTTCGCGGGATTTGCTTCAATCGCTGGACGAAATTGTCTGGGCGGTGAATCCCCACAATGACACGCTGGAGCACCTCGCCGCATACCTGGGGCAGTATGCGACGGAGTACCTGCAGAACACGTCGGTGCAATGCGAGCTGCGGATTGCACGGGGCCTGCCCGATCACCCGCTTTCGGCTGAGGTGCGCCACAACCTGTTTCTCGCATTCGAAGAATCCTTGAACAACGCCTTGAAACACGGCGAAGCATCACGCATTCAAATCGACATGTACGTGGAAGGCGGCCGGTTCACGATCCGCGTTGCTGACAACGGCCGTGGCTTTGAAGTCGAGCAAGCGTTTGCATCCCTTGCCGCGACCCCCTCTGCCGGGGCTTCCAGCCGCCGAGGCAATGGGTTGCGGAACATGCAGGCGAGATTGGATGTGGTAGGCGGACGATTTGACATGAAAAGCGAACCGGGCAAAGGAACCGTCGTGACGTTTTCCGTTCCGCTGGCAAGAACCTGA